The DNA window CCATTTTCTTCTCCCCATAAATTGCAACAACCACGTCCACAATTTTCCTACTTTATCAGCAAAAATCCATATTTATTCGCTCTCCCCTCTCTCTCATTTCTTCTCCCACACCAATGGCAAcaattcatatatatttatatactctaAGATTTAGTTTATTTAAGCAAAATAACTAAAAGTGTtaaaatttatagtaataaaaccaaaaatatttttaaaaaaagtggtATTCTATTATaataaagataaatatatataaactgTAAATACATAACAACCCTAAATTTTAATACTCTGTATGCCTAAATCAGTTTTGTTCACGTTGATTTTGTTATTGGTTATAATATAATTTGATTACTAAATTATCCTTAAATACAAAATACCTAAATACTTCAATGTATCAAATCTGCAATTTCAAATATGCAAATTTATTTGAATCAACATATACGGTAGatgaaaaattttaaatttacatgaAAATTTGTTTTCATCACATTTCCAACAAAATTCAATGAAAAAAGGATGAATTTGTTCATTCCCATTAAACAGCCAAACTTAGGATATTCTTCATATTGAATGGCAACAATGATTAACGAACATAAAATTATGGTATATTGTAAGCAAATACTAATTCCCTTAGTTTTGAGTCAGTTCATAATGCAGAAAAAATCAATCATATGTAAAAAACATCAAGCACTTCAAAGGAACATAATAAAACTTTAGATACATTCTTCCAAAGATAACAAGACCAAATTACTTAAATTCTGATATCAATAACATATGAAAAAACAAATGTTTCACAAGATGGATTTCCAAgacaaaataaattgtttctgtCAAACTAAACAAAGCATATCAGAACAATCTCAAAGTAACTATTTCAAATTCCATACCACCAACTAAACTCGTGGCAATATAATGCATATGCCACATAGTTATAACACAAAATATAGGAATATCAACTTACAGAAGGACCACGAACTCCACTTCGACCTCGACCACGACCACGGCCACGACCTTTCCTATTTTCAGCTGGATCTTTAAATCGAGCAGTCCTTGGCCTTCCTTTGCGAGTGACAACAACCGGATCTAAAATGGGAATATTACCTGCATCAATTTCTATTGCTTCAGATGTATTTTGGCTTCGAAGAGAAATTGTGCCGGCAGGTTTCCATCTCTTAAGATCTCTTTGAATTTCTTTGAACTTATCTTTGACAAAACTGATTTTCTCCTCCGAATCGATTGCCAAATTGCTGCATTTTATAAACTCTTGTTCCATCTCTTGAAATTGTTTATACTCCTTGGACATGTGTGGATATGCACCCGCAAAAGAAATGCTAAAATGTGGCCTATATACATCCTTCCGCCATCGCCGTAAAATATATCTTTCGCTGACATGATCAATTTTTTTGAATACCAAAACCTTCAATATATGACAGCAGAAAATACCTTTGTTCTCGAATTTCTTGCAATTGCAATCAAAATAGCCCCCAACAGGCCGATGCTCAACCATGAAATGTAGCTCGTTGGGAGAGGGATACTTGCTCGATGTACGTGTCTCAGTAATATCATATCTATCCATTGAGCTACTATCTGACTCCAACAAAATGAGATTGCAATTCCAAATCTTTTTCACTTGTTTCTGAAGAAGCTCCATGATATTATTAGTGTATACCTTAGCAAATTGTGATTCCCACTTAAACTCTGACACACAAGTGATAGGCCTGCACTTCGTCGAATATTCAGCTTGAAGCTCTTTTCGAATCTTATCGACGATACAAATCTCATATTGCTCAACAAAGATTTTCAAAGTACTCCTCGAATTGATGTAATTATCGAAGAATGCATGCATTGACTCACTTCTTTGAGTCGACATCATGCCAGCCCAAAAGATGTGCTTTGAGTATACTGGCACCCAACTTTGCCTTATTTCATATAAGTTTTTTATCCAACTATTTTCATGTAAGTTATACTTAACTTGAAAATCGAGCCAATTATTTTCAAATTCCGGAATACTAAAACTGCCATGTATCACTCGATTGAAATCTAAACAAGCCATTTCAAAATTAGCGATACCTCTGAATTTCTTGGAGCTCTTCGAAACAATATGCCACAAACAGAAGCGGTGGATACTGTCAGGCAATACTTCTCTCAATGCGATCGTAATGCTTTCATCTTGATCACTCAAAATTGCCGTCGGTTGAACACCTCCCATTGCGTCCAGCCAATTACTAAAGAACCATTTGAATGATTCTGCACGCTCGTCGCTCAATAGACAACATCCTAATAGAATGGAGTGGTGGTGATGATTAACCCCCACAACAGTTCCAAAAGGCATATTGTATTGATTGACGAGATAAGTCGTGTCAAAGCTCACGACGTCGTGGAAATCCTGGTATGCAGCCCTACTCCGCGGATGAATCCACATGACATGGCGAAGTCTAGAATCATCACCAATATCGATCAGATAAAAGAAGTCTCTATCATTTTGCTGCAGCCTCTTAAACATCTTTTGAATGGCATTAGCATCTCCATCTCCTAGTCTTAGCCTCCGCATTTTGTCAACATGATTTCTGCAATCTCTCGTCGAAGCTCCTAAATTAGATGGCCCGCCGGCAAGAACTTCCATCGTTCTTACACTCTTACATAACCTTGATCCTGCACGGTCATATGCCTCTAAAAGGACCTTCAAATGAGTTGTCAGGTGCCTATGTGCCGGCATAAATTCAGAAAGTTGTGGCTCTAGATCGTGGTTATGCTCATTGCAAAATGTTGAAATCTTCCAATTGCCGTTGTCCTGTTTTATCGCATTCAAACGAGTAGGAcaattgattttcttagtgTATTTCTTTGCATTTGGCTTTCGGGCCCTTCCGCATGAGAGCAAAAGATACTTATCACTACGTGCAGTTCTTGTTATAATACTAAATCCCTTTACCTTCGCAAAAGCTTGATATGTTGCAAAGATCCGTTCTCTACTTTCAAACTCTAAACCAGATTGAGGCCCATTTTTCATCAACTCTTCACATGCATGCTTATCAGCTCCAAATAAATCTTCTTCATCCTCCATATTCTC is part of the Salvia splendens isolate huo1 chromosome 6, SspV2, whole genome shotgun sequence genome and encodes:
- the LOC121809144 gene encoding protein FAR-RED IMPAIRED RESPONSE 1-like, with the translated sequence MASPTTSTQDYHANPETPLSTGDAVRRDMMHELFGSSAESENSMEHEVMNEDDGDSYELSNQIEEDGDENMEDEEDLFGADKHACEELMKNGPQSGLEFESRERIFATYQAFAKVKGFSIITRTARSDKYLLLSCGRARKPNAKKYTKKINCPTRLNAIKQDNGNWKISTFCNEHNHDLEPQLSEFMPAHRHLTTHLKVLLEAYDRAGSRLCKSVRTMEVLAGGPSNLGASTRDCRNHVDKMRRLRLGDGDANAIQKMFKRLQQNDRDFFYLIDIGDDSRLRHVMWIHPRSRAAYQDFHDVVSFDTTYLVNQYNMPFGTVVGVNHHHHSILLGCCLLSDERAESFKWFFSNWLDAMGGVQPTAILSDQDESITIALREVLPDSIHRFCLWHIVSKSSKKFRGIANFEMACLDFNRVIHGSFSIPEFENNWLDFQVKYNLHENSWIKNLYEIRQSWVPVYSKHIFWAGMMSTQRSESMHAFFDNYINSRSTLKIFVEQYEICIVDKIRKELQAEYSTKCRPITCVSEFKWESQFAKVYTNNIMELLQKQVKKIWNCNLILLESDSSSMDRYDITETRTSSKYPSPNELHFMVEHRPVGGYFDCNCKKFENKGIFCCHILKVLVFKKIDHVSERYILRRWRKDVYRPHFSISFAGAYPHMSKEYKQFQEMEQEFIKCSNLAIDSEEKISFVKDKFKEIQRDLKRWKPAGTISLRSQNTSEAIEIDAGNIPILDPVVVTRKGRPRTARFKDPAENRKGRGRGRGRGRSGVRGPSVS